The following DNA comes from Vespa crabro chromosome 25, iyVesCrab1.2, whole genome shotgun sequence.
gttgttgttgttgctttttccttcttctctccctctctctctgtctgtccgtctgtctgtctgtctgtctgtctgtcgaGTAATTGAAGAGTATGTAAGTTATCGTTTGCATTAAACGTTGGGAGAAATGGCGCCACGCGTGGAAACATATGGCGCCgtcgtttcttcttcaattGCAAACGAGAAAATCGTTTTGGTCGATTGAaagggtgggggggggggggaaaagaacaaagcaaaaaacaaagaaagaaaaaagaggagaggaagaagaaagaagaggacaaTCGTATTTGTCTTTTATGTTATCAATTTGGTAAAATTTTGAACGAATCGAATCTAGcgtacttaattatttatttaattatttacttacttacttatttttaGCGATTAAAGTATTCAAGGCGACGAGATCGACGCGGCAAGCGTCCATAAAAGTAACATTCGAAGTAGCTTACGATTGGCGCCAACCGGCTCTTTTCCTTACTGTACGATCATTCTTTATGGTTCGTACACACTGATCGCGACTGAATAGGATATAtagattctctctttctgtctctctctctctctctctctctctctctttcttggtAGCAGCAGTAgcgatagttatttttgttttacgttgttgttccttttttttttcttttttctttttcttttttctttttcttcgcccATACCAACCTACATAGACCAGCGTCGATACCAAACTCGTAACCGGGACTTGTATTCTAGTAATCACCTTTTCGATTCTCTTCGGTTATTCTTATCCACTGTCggtttagttttttttttttttttttttttatttatttatttcgtttttttctttctttctttatttatttgattatttatttatttatttttctctctttcacataaATTTTCTAACGTCTCGTCTCGATTTGTTTCAGGTACCGACACGGTTCAGGATCTACCAGCTCAATTGACGTCGGAGGAAGAGGAACGAAGCTTAAAACGTAATTTCTCTTCgctgttttttttccctctttttttttgtgtgttaCTTTTGCTTtggcattttctctctctctctctctctctctctctctttttctctctctctctctctccgtatctatctatctctatctccttccttctttttctctaagcGAAACGCTATAACTCAATTCGCACGGGATTAAAGTTAGCACCTACGATCGCGGTAAAAGATATGCCGCTGATATACGAAGTTTATCGGTACGAGAGGAACGCCATCCTACCGGTCCAATGTTACTTGCGAAAATcgttatttatgattttacgGTGTACCGTTTTAGAGAGCGTCGAGTTATTTACGTGCTCTTCGGAAAGAGTCCTAAGTAATAATGCCGGGCTTACCAGGCGAATATCATAAACTAGAAGTTGATTTTAAcctacaattttttcttcgtcgtcgtcgtcgtcgtcatcatcatcatcatcatcatcatcatcatcattctcctcttcttctttatttcatttgaaattgatttttattttaatatcgttcgaCAGATTTCGGTACGCTGTTAACCGGAAAAACGTCCCAGGCAGTGCGCCGTGAGGACACAGTGCCAACATCCAATTATAACAGCGCCTACAATTACTTAGCAACCGGCCGTTTCACGTTCCACCGTAAGAATTTGTATTATTCGTTCTACCTATCAGCTGGGACACCAAGACCAAGGAGTATACAATTCATCGATGGTTCTGGTAGTATTTTGGAAGAGCAAACGATCGATGCCGCAGGTGGTGTTTATCAGAATGCAACGGGAAAAGTGTGCGGTGTTTGGAGACGAGTACCAAGggattatagaaaattattacgcGAAGAACGTCTGCATGTCTCGTTCATTTGGGAGCCATGCGCCAGTTTGACAGGACAATTGTCCCGCTATCGAGCTCTATCTACCGAACAATTTACATCCTTGCTGGAACCAACTATGGGCGTTGACAGATCGCTTATGTCAGGTGCAGGTGGTACGGCAATAGTGTCGGCTTCCTCGGCATCGGCCCCATCAATTCacgtttctttaattttcaacGGAGTTTTTCTACCAAATGATGTCTCCGAAGTGCCAATAATCGTTCAACTCGAACACGTAGAGAAGGATTATGTTGTATTGCGAGAGGAAATAGTAATTAAGAAGCCATCGAACGAATTGAACTTTGGCGAAGTCCGAAGCGCTTTATCCGGAGCTGATTTGCGTCTTTTGACGCGTGGAAAGTTATCCATCAGTATAATGTCCCGAAGAGATCCCCAGGCTTTGAGATTGTCCGGTATGGTCGGTCCACGTGTCAGCTGTGACATGTATCAGACGTTGTTGATATCGGAAAGTCCCTCGAGAGCTTCGGGATTGGCTTGGGCCTTTCTTGATCGTACTGGTGCCCTGAGATACGGCGTTAGATTGATAGGTTTGGAAGAGGAAAGTCCATTGGTAACATTAGTCGACGAGGGTGGGAAACGTCGTACAGAACTCGAAGATCTTACTCCATCTTTACGAGATGGTTTTGCTAATGGTACACTCGATCGACCTGGGCCACGTTTCCTCGAGCCATTGTTCAACGGTGAACTCTCGGTCGTCGCAGCTTCTCATTTAGGTTCACTTTTACGTGGCCGTCTTCTTCAAAGGCCAGTTGCCGATGCCAGGGATACCGCAGCACCGGTTTTATTGAGAAGACTTACCGACGATTCCCAATATCCAGCGCTTACAGCTTTGATTTGGACCGCCGTTGATCTCGATTGTGCCCTTCATTATGAACTCGAAATAGCTGGATTGGAACAACCCAATATGAGCTCTAACGCCGATCAAGAACCACGTACCTTCCGTTTGTATTTGGAAACCATGCCGCTTCTCGCTCAGGGTGCTCCAGTAGCAAGGAGACTCCTCGAGGAATTCACAGGAAACGTTCTCGAGGGATCCGTCACTGGACTCTCACCTGTAGAATTATACAGGATCGAGTCTGGCATTGGTTTTCTCGAAGTGACGGACAAACAAGCGGGCAGTTTACTGAAGGCACCATTTAAGGCCAGGGCACCTCTCAGTTGTCTGCCCCATTACGCCGACAACGACGTTGCCTCGGTCGTTGCTTACAATCTTCATCCGCCAAGATCGGAAATCGAAACTGGCGCTTGTTTTCATGAGACCAGATTCTACGAGGAGGGTACTCAATGGACATCCGCCAACGATCCGTGCTCCATGTGTCACTGTTATCGTGGATTGGCTCAATGCGATCCGGTACCTTGTCCAGTCCTTGCCTGTTCTCAGGGCAAACAGCTTAAACCAGCGGCAGGGCATTGCTGTCCTATCTGCTCGGGTAagtcgtttctctctctctctctctctctctctctctctcgtctatcgggatacagaaaaaaagataaagttaCTCGCGCGAAAGATTCGTCTTCTCGATTTCGcggtttcttcttctcccacTTTGGTTAGCAACAGTTGACCAAGAGATCGAATACGATATCGTGGCAACGTAAACATTACAACGTTTCCCTTCTCCCTTACTCCCTTCCTCCCCCATCCTTCACCCCGTCTTTCTGCGGGTTTGCAAGTAGCTAATCGCGCGTTCGAACGTGAAACTATTTGAAAATGTCTTTTCACATTGATACCTTTTACAGTTACAGCGACGAAtggtactactactaccattactactaccactatcaCGGGCAAGAGCAACGTCACTTACGTAGGAAGAAGTTGCATACTAGCTGGTCAATATCATCCAGCTGGAGCGTCATGGCATCCTTATCTACCACCGGTTGGATTCGACACTTGTGCCGTTTGCACCTGCGACGTAAGTTTAACAAAGGATCAATGATTTCCTACTTCCTAGTGAAAATTCTTTGTTTGCCGTTGCGACGATATAACAACATCAAAACTTCCAATGCACTCGTTTTAAGGATTTACTTTCACTCGTACGAAAGCGTTTCGCAACGTCAACGTCATTCTCCATATACCATATATTACGATtctaagtaataataaaagtacacgtgatcttaagaaaatccaaagagataatatatgaatgtggtatatatatgtatatatatacacatatatattgcGTAAGAAAGAAtgtgatatataaattctgACCAGTCACGAGAGAACTGGTgctgtacatacatacgtgatCGACTATTCCTGATGACGTAGACAATTTCCTTTGGATGAgtatttcaaagaaaagtgagggaaggagagagagagagagagagagagagagagagagagcgaggtatggggtaaagaaaagaagcaaaGTTGGAAAACTTTCGAACAACATTTTCCCCGTTCtccttctcttattctttcgatCTACCAGGTAAAATTCTCTTTGAGCGAACGAGTTACTATATATCTTCCTTCGTTCCTGCGTTTGTCTTTTAATTGCTCGAAAGGGAACATGGTGGcaggagggaaggagggaggggagagacggtagagagagagagagagagagagagagagagagagagagagagagagagatagagaggcgAGAAGCCTACGAGTCTCATTCGTTCCTCGTCCATTTATCTTACAGGCTGTCACGTTGGAGGTGAAATGCCCGAGAGTGCAGTGTCCGCCATTGGATTGCGACGAGAAGATCGCCTTTAGGCCTGACAAAAAGGCATGCTGTAGGCAATGTCCTAGCACGACACCAAGTTCGGCCAACGGATTGAACGGCAATTCGGATGGTATGAGTTTGCCACGCGATCAGGCGGCACCCTCGACCCGTCGTTCACCCGAAGAAATTTTAGCAACTGGTGGTTGCAAGTATCCCCTTGGTGGGCCATACGAGAATGGCATGGAATGGCATCCAAGAGTTCACTCTCATGGGGAAATGAAATGCGTTAAGTGTCGATGcaaggtgagagagagatagagagagaaagatattaattatagattataGATATAGAGAATAAGGGGTCAGTTTTCATAAGGAATTTCAATCGGTCAAAGACCGATTGATTCGTAAACTCATTTCCAACTCCCTCTCTTCGTCAAATCCACCTTTCCCCCCCACCTTCCACCCAATCCTCATCCAATCTTAAATTCGTCgcatattaaattaatcttatttatcgAGATTGCAATTGAAGAatttccgatcgtgcgagacTCGTTGTTGCCAGGCAAGATTCTCTCCTCGGCAACGAGCACGGCTCGCTTTACTTTTGCTCCTTGTTCGCGCCGTGTGTGCTCGCGCTCACTCGTTAGAAGAGTAACCTCATTGCAATATCCAGAGACGGGCACGACGAGAAACCTTTAAGGAGAAAACCTTTAACCGGACTCGTTCGCCCGGACCGACCATTAAAAGGGTCCATCCATTACGATGAAAATGGAACATGGCCTCGGTCTCTTCAGTATGCTCGGGCAACCGTATCGGCCTcgtatttcgaaagaaatcatcatcatcgtcatcatcgtacGTTCGTAGAATgtgaagattaaaaaaaaaaaaagaattttcctaTTTTCCAATTGGGTCTCTCGATAAACGAgtgtatatattcatttttttttttttttttttttttttttttaatcccgatcaatataatttaacgatcaacgtttattatttgaaaagatatgtcgaatgataaagagagaaagaaagtatccCCTCCCCCCATTAAATGCGGACCTTTAACCAAGGATGAACTTGATATTCTTTCAGAATGCCGAGGTCAGGTGCGAAAGGAAACGCTGTCCAAGATCTCTCTGCAACTCGATAGCGCATCAGATAAAACGTGGCGACTACACCATGGCAGACGCCGACGATTGTTGTACGGCACAATGCCGTCGTTCGAgacgtcatcatcatcgtaaCAACAATCATCATCCCCCGAGGCATTCGGTCTCCCCAAGAGAATTGAGCTGAGTACTGCGAGAGGACagaatcttcttttcttcaaatCAGGGGTGGGGAGGCGAGGGGGTGGAGGAAGAAGcgagttcttttttctttctttctttttctttttttttttctctattttcttttctttttttctttttttttttctttttgttttgctcctcgataaaagaaaaagaaaagccgaGTGACTCGTTTGTGTTTCTTGTTGCTCTTATACAGAGAaagaactattattattctactttTGCCGCAGCACTGttacgtataatatttttaatgtttaacgtacatatatatatatatatatatatatatatatatatatatatatatatatacactcatatacatatatgtacatatatgtccTAATCCTCGTTAACCGAGGACCAATCTAATGGAATTCGGAAAAGTAGAGAacgaggaaagggaaaaaaagggtaTAGGGTCGAGTAAATCGATTCTTACTGGGTATTCAACACGATGGGAATgaatggagagagaaaagttcaTGAACAcccaacgaaagaaaaagcgacgagactctctctttccctgtctctatctatctctctctctttctgtctctccctttctctctctctctcttcctctctctctctctctctctctctctctctctctctctcttgtggtCTTCGTTCTCGCAATCGTTCATACGTCGAACCGGACCCCATGGCACCCAGAAGCCCGCAGCCAGAcgttttattaatcaattggCTCTCATCAAGAGATAAACGA
Coding sequences within:
- the LOC124432345 gene encoding dorsal-ventral patterning protein Sog isoform X1, which produces MHFHGGLLLTIFLIVLSCPLTLWARRVAPLMEDDWARRPHRAAECTFGKQIRELGSTWFADLGPPFGVMYCIKCECIPVQKKRRIIARVQCRNIKNECPKPTCDEPVLLPGRCCKSCPGDYSTDTVQDLPAQLTSEEEERSLKHFGTLLTGKTSQAVRREDTVPTSNYNSAYNYLATGRFTFHRKNLYYSFYLSAGTPRPRSIQFIDGSGSILEEQTIDAAGGVYQNATGKVCGVWRRVPRDYRKLLREERLHVSFIWEPCASLTGQLSRYRALSTEQFTSLLEPTMGVDRSLMSGAGGTAIVSASSASAPSIHVSLIFNGVFLPNDVSEVPIIVQLEHVEKDYVVLREEIVIKKPSNELNFGEVRSALSGADLRLLTRGKLSISIMSRRDPQALRLSGMVGPRVSCDMYQTLLISESPSRASGLAWAFLDRTGALRYGVRLIGLEEESPLVTLVDEGGKRRTELEDLTPSLRDGFANGTLDRPGPRFLEPLFNGELSVVAASHLGSLLRGRLLQRPVADARDTAAPVLLRRLTDDSQYPALTALIWTAVDLDCALHYELEIAGLEQPNMSSNADQEPRTFRLYLETMPLLAQGAPVARRLLEEFTGNVLEGSVTGLSPVELYRIESGIGFLEVTDKQAGSLLKAPFKARAPLSCLPHYADNDVASVVAYNLHPPRSEIETGACFHETRFYEEGTQWTSANDPCSMCHCYRGLAQCDPVPCPVLACSQGKQLKPAAGHCCPICSVTATNGTTTTITTTTITGKSNVTYVGRSCILAGQYHPAGASWHPYLPPVGFDTCAVCTCDAVTLEVKCPRVQCPPLDCDEKIAFRPDKKACCRQCPSTTPSSANGLNGNSDGMSLPRDQAAPSTRRSPEEILATGGCKYPLGGPYENGMEWHPRVHSHGEMKCVKCRCKNAEVRCERKRCPRSLCNSIAHQIKRGDYTMADADDCCTAQCRRSRRHHHRNNNHHPPRHSVSPRELS
- the LOC124432345 gene encoding dorsal-ventral patterning protein Sog isoform X2, whose product is MYCIKCECIPVQKKRRIIARVQCRNIKNECPKPTCDEPVLLPGRCCKSCPGDYSTDTVQDLPAQLTSEEEERSLKHFGTLLTGKTSQAVRREDTVPTSNYNSAYNYLATGRFTFHRKNLYYSFYLSAGTPRPRSIQFIDGSGSILEEQTIDAAGGVYQNATGKVCGVWRRVPRDYRKLLREERLHVSFIWEPCASLTGQLSRYRALSTEQFTSLLEPTMGVDRSLMSGAGGTAIVSASSASAPSIHVSLIFNGVFLPNDVSEVPIIVQLEHVEKDYVVLREEIVIKKPSNELNFGEVRSALSGADLRLLTRGKLSISIMSRRDPQALRLSGMVGPRVSCDMYQTLLISESPSRASGLAWAFLDRTGALRYGVRLIGLEEESPLVTLVDEGGKRRTELEDLTPSLRDGFANGTLDRPGPRFLEPLFNGELSVVAASHLGSLLRGRLLQRPVADARDTAAPVLLRRLTDDSQYPALTALIWTAVDLDCALHYELEIAGLEQPNMSSNADQEPRTFRLYLETMPLLAQGAPVARRLLEEFTGNVLEGSVTGLSPVELYRIESGIGFLEVTDKQAGSLLKAPFKARAPLSCLPHYADNDVASVVAYNLHPPRSEIETGACFHETRFYEEGTQWTSANDPCSMCHCYRGLAQCDPVPCPVLACSQGKQLKPAAGHCCPICSVTATNGTTTTITTTTITGKSNVTYVGRSCILAGQYHPAGASWHPYLPPVGFDTCAVCTCDAVTLEVKCPRVQCPPLDCDEKIAFRPDKKACCRQCPSTTPSSANGLNGNSDGMSLPRDQAAPSTRRSPEEILATGGCKYPLGGPYENGMEWHPRVHSHGEMKCVKCRCKNAEVRCERKRCPRSLCNSIAHQIKRGDYTMADADDCCTAQCRRSRRHHHRNNNHHPPRHSVSPRELS